In Octopus sinensis linkage group LG6, ASM634580v1, whole genome shotgun sequence, the sequence aaatctttttctgaaaAGAGCACTTTAACTAgtcataaacgcattcatacaggagagaagccatatcattgtaagatctgcggtaaatcattttctgatgcCAGTCACTTAAAAAggcacacacgtattcatacaggtgagaagccatatcactgtgatatctgtggtaaatcattctcttgtagTAGCCACTTGTCtgatcataaacgtattcatacgggtgagaagccatatcattgtgatatctgtggtaaatcattcttttgtAGTAGCAACTTgtctaaacataaacgtattcatacaggagagaagccgtatcactgtaatatctgtggtaaatcgttttctgGAAATTGCAATTTAACtagtcacaagcgtattcatacaggagagaagccgtatcactgtaatatctgtggtaaatcattcacttttAAAAGTCAGTTGACTAATCATGAGCCTGTTCATACAGGAGTGAaaccatatccttgtgatatctgtggcaaatcattctctgaaaatggcAGTTTAACAattcacaagcgtgttcatacgggtgagaaaccatatcgttgtgataactgtggtaaatcattcccttcTAACAGTCACTTGGCTAATCATAAGCGTATTCattctggagaaaaaccatatcactgtgatatatgtgacaaatcattctctcagagtagTGGCTTAAGTAATCACCAGCGCGTTCActctggagagaaaccatattattgtgatatctgtggtaactcATTTCCTTGTAATAGAAACTTGTCTAAacatagacgtattcatacaggagagaagccatatcactgtgatatctgtggtaaatcgttttctgAAAATAGCAATTTAACTGTTCACaagcgtacacatacaggagagacaccatatcattgtaatatctgtggtaaatctttcactaCTAAAAGTCACCTGActagacacaaacgcattcatacaggagtgaaaccatatccttgtgatatctgtggcaaatcattctctcaaagttgcaAATTAACtgttcacaagcgtattcatacaggagagaaaccatatcagtgtaatatctgtggcaaatcattctctgaaggAGGTGTCTTAACTAGACATCAGcctgttcatacaggggagagaccatatcagtgtgatatctgtggtaaatcattctcacggAAATCCCACTTAAGTAGAcataagagtatacacacacaagtgtgactgtataagtattaaaatttattacaacATGCCTAaaattacttctagtttttctgaAAAGAGacagggatttttttttatctcttcaaatttcatggtatcaactTCAGTTTCATCAATGTCAACATCAAATTCAGCAAAGactttgatttctgaagatgGTCATGCTGGATTTAtgaggaatttgttatgagagaataaaggaatgggaataatgaataaaagggTAAACTGAAATTGGTTTTGTCTATGTACTTTCATCAATGTTtacgttatcattatcatcatcctttagcgATAATTTTATCTATACGCTGGCATAAGCTGTGACATGAGGTGGCAAGCCATAGTTCTGCACTAGGTTCCGGTCCGATTTGTTTGGGTTTCTCTGGATGTATTCTCCTAATGCTAACCAGTTTACAGTTTATGCtgtgtgctttatatatacacttttgctttttttattcatttgactgcggccatgctggagcaccgcctttaatcgagcaactcgaccctgggacctattcttttgtaagcccagtacttattctatcggtctctttttgtcgaaccgctaagtaatggggacataaacacaccagcatcggttgtcaagcaatgctagagggacaaatacgatgggcttctttcagtttccgtctaccaaatccactcacaaggctttggtcggcccgaggctacagtagaagacacttgcacaagatgccacgcagtgggactgaacccgtagccatatggttggtaagcaagctacttgccacacagccactcctatatataatttattttcttgtttttattggaTAGTATGTGAAGCATGTTTTTTAtatagcaatattattattattatacttttctaGTTATGTATATCCTCTGATGAGGCCTTTGGTTatttaaacatacaaatataatctTTAATGCCTAGGACTATGTTACAATAGCATCCATAGGCAATTTAAGTTGGATTGACTTTTGACCATAGGCTGtaacagctgtaaggagcagtttatttgtaatatttttttgccTATTGATGTATgttgttttgttcgattttcatgttctcatttgtataattaataaataatgtgaaattgtaatatcGTAAGTtcatgatcgaaatgaatttgttcctccattttcttatttatatatatatcatcatcatcattgtttaacgtctgttttccatgctagcatgggttggacggttcaactgaggtctgggaagccagaaggctgcgccaggcccagtcagatctggcagtgtttgtacagctggaggcccttcctaacgccaaccactccgtgagtgtagtgggtatgcTTTtcacgtaccacctgcacaggtgccacacgaggctggcaaacagccacgatcggatggtacattttacgtgccaccagcatatatatatatatatacacatgcacataaatatatatatacacataggcgcaggagtggctgtttggtaagtagcttgctaaccaaccacatggttccgggttcagtcccactgcgtggcatcttgggcaagtgtcttctgctatagccccgggccgaccaatgccttgtgagtggatttggtagacggaaactgaaagaagcctgtcgtatatatgtatatatatatgtgtgtgaatatgtttgtgtgtctgtgtttgttcccctagcattgcttgacaactgatgctggtgtgtttacgtccccgtcacttagcggttcggcaaaagagaccgatagaataagtactgggcttacaaagaataagtcccggggtcgagttgctcgactaaaggcggtgctccagcatggccgcagtcaaatgactgaaacgagtaaaaagagtaaagagtaatatgtatattcatgtgtgtgtatgtatgcatatctaataCTATAAATGCGAatatcagtgtgtcacactttttcaactttactcctagaggccaTAGCCCAACATATGATACCATTTTGTAATCAGGGTGAATTAAGAATATTCCAGGGCGAATCTGGACCTGTAATCCTGATATTTTGGGTTCCCAACTGAAAACTTCACCAAAAGTATAAAAAATGTGAGAATCACTTGGAAGCAGAGATCCTTACTGGTccaagaaagggagaaagagtttTAATACTAAGAATCCCCTTAATTCCTCCAGATTTTCCTTTTGAATTCAAAAGACTTCAGTTTCTAGTAAGAATGAGCTATGCAATATTAATCAGAAAGTCCCAAGGACAATCATCAAAAGTACCTGGGCGTCATCATATGGGACTCTGCTTTTCTCACGGCCAGTTCTATGTTTGTTGTTCAAGGGTTGGGAATGGAAACAAAGCTATTTGCACTGGCCCTGAATGGGAAGACCAAAAACGTTGTTTTtgtcatgcagctttgcaatcattgttttgatgaaaactcAAAATTGTTTGAGAAATATTGGtctagtttaataaaatttaatatgtactcaatacgTGAAGGTCCAATCAAGAGCGCTCCACAGGGATTAGCTTAAAAGCCATCCAAtagggcagcttttaagctagtacatatatatatcacgtgaccgaccaggctatcagatgttgctacacatcgctggtcacaatgcgcttcacagtgttttagccttcaaatgacgccaccctgctggctaagcgagcaggccaacagaagaaagagtgaaagttgcggcgaaagagtacagcatggatggcctgccggagcctcgtggagctttttaggtgttttcgctcaataaacactcaccacgcctggtctgggaatcgaaactgcgatcctatgaccgcgattccgctgccctaaccactgtgccattgcgcccccacatatatatatatatatacacacacaaagtaaatCCTTCAGCACATCTCATGGTTGGTCAGTATAAATTATTCCACAGGTAAGGAAATGAGTGTGATGGGTGGAAATTCATTCGGCCAGCAGCGATGAtggaaaaaaaactattaaatagATATCTTGGCAATTGCCAAGAAATCAGATTCTGAAGGACATGTCGCTCAGCCAGagagtaagaatgaaaaaaattgggGTGGAGCAGGggaaattgatattttaaaacGTGTTTTTTGACCAAAATTGTGATCTCCGATATCAAAATGCATATGAGATTAAAGGGGGTGGGAAGGTTACATGtctatgtggagtgctcagccacttgctcgttaattccatgagcaggctGCTCGGTTGAATGTATCAACTGGAAACTGCATCGTTGCAACTGATCGAGTGCCAGTGAAATACAGACCGTTCAACTTTACGAATCTATTTGGTAGACTTTGGACAGAAATTTCATTTACAAGGTATCAGTGAAAAAATTTGCAAAGGAAGAGGACATCCTCATCTtgtaagaaacaaaaatatgaagaggAAGACAAATTTCAAACCAGAGTGAGGAGAAGATTTTGGATTGGTCGTTAAAGGAGGCAAACCGTTGTACCTTACTCCCGAGGCATATGGGTCAGGCACAAATGCTTTAGATGTCGCATTCTGTACATGCTTAGGGAATACATGGAACCAA encodes:
- the LOC115213277 gene encoding zinc finger protein 678-like — translated: MYSLLFLPECRNVLQRINKIKIGSHLSDHKRIHTGEKPYHCDICGKSFFCSSNLSKHKRIHTGEKPYHCNICGKSFSGNCNLTSHKRIHTGEKPYHCNICGKSFTFKSQLTNHEPVHTGVKPYPCDICGKSFSENGSLTIHKRVHTGEKPYRCDNCGKSFPSNSHLANHKRIHSGEKPYHCDICDKSFSQSSGLSNHQRVHSGEKPYYCDICGNSFPCNRNLSKHRRIHTGEKPYHCDICGKSFSENSNLTVHKRTHTGETPYHCNICGKSFTTKSHLTRHKRIHTGVKPYPCDICGKSFSQSCKLTVHKRIHTGEKPYQCNICGKSFSEGGVLTRHQPVHTGERPYQCDICGKSFSRKSHLSRHKSIHTQV